From Roseofilum capinflatum BLCC-M114, one genomic window encodes:
- the aroH gene encoding chorismate mutase: MGWQVRAIRGATTVEENTVEAIQAAVTELLDELDRKNQLCPDQLISVTFSVTRDLDAVFPAAIARQREGWDHVPLLDVQQMHVEGALTHCIRFLIHAYLPGESHVIHPYLRGAKKLRPDLSQT, translated from the coding sequence GTGGGTTGGCAAGTCCGGGCAATTCGTGGGGCAACGACAGTAGAAGAAAATACCGTTGAGGCGATCCAAGCAGCAGTAACTGAGTTACTCGATGAGCTAGACCGAAAAAACCAGCTTTGCCCTGACCAACTCATTAGCGTCACATTTTCAGTTACTCGCGATCTCGATGCAGTGTTTCCAGCAGCGATCGCCCGGCAACGGGAAGGATGGGATCATGTGCCCCTATTAGATGTGCAACAAATGCATGTAGAAGGCGCTCTCACCCACTGTATCCGATTTCTAATTCATGCTTACCTACCAGGGGAAAGTCATGTCATCCACCCCTATTTAAGGGGAGCCAAGAAACTGCGACCGGACTTAAGCCAGACCTGA
- the sppA gene encoding signal peptide peptidase SppA yields MIWFFKSKARKQIARIEINGAIASGTRKRVLEALKTVEEKKYPALLLRIDSPGGTVGDSQEIYAALMRLREKIKVVASFGNISASGGVYIGMGAEHIVSNPGTITGSIGVILRGNNLERLLDKIGVSFKVVKSGPYKDILAFDRELTQEEQDILQQMIDTSYQQFVQTVAESRKLEVDRVKSFADGRIFTGQQALELGVVDRLGTEEDARLWLAELVGLDPQKTECKTIEEPKPLWSRIINGDNRVKSGLPAAMDWLEFEASTNGLPLWLYRP; encoded by the coding sequence ATGATTTGGTTTTTTAAGTCAAAAGCACGCAAGCAAATTGCTCGGATTGAAATTAATGGGGCGATCGCCTCTGGAACGCGCAAACGGGTTTTAGAAGCCCTAAAGACGGTGGAAGAGAAAAAATACCCGGCTCTCCTGCTGCGGATTGATTCCCCTGGGGGAACCGTGGGAGATTCCCAGGAAATTTACGCCGCCTTAATGCGACTGCGAGAGAAAATCAAAGTCGTGGCTAGTTTTGGTAATATTTCTGCCTCTGGTGGTGTGTATATTGGCATGGGAGCCGAGCATATCGTCTCTAATCCGGGTACAATTACAGGTAGCATTGGTGTAATTTTGCGCGGAAATAATTTAGAGCGCCTCTTAGATAAAATTGGAGTCTCCTTCAAGGTGGTCAAATCGGGCCCCTACAAAGATATCTTGGCCTTTGACCGAGAATTAACCCAGGAAGAACAGGACATTCTGCAACAGATGATCGATACCAGTTATCAGCAGTTTGTGCAAACCGTGGCCGAATCCCGGAAGCTAGAAGTCGATCGCGTCAAAAGTTTTGCCGATGGTCGTATTTTTACCGGTCAACAGGCCTTAGAATTAGGCGTAGTCGATCGCCTGGGAACCGAAGAAGACGCTCGTCTGTGGTTAGCCGAATTAGTCGGCCTTGACCCCCAGAAAACCGAGTGTAAAACCATCGAAGAACCTAAACCTTTATGGAGTCGAATTATTAATGGCGATAATCGGGTAAAATCAGGATTGCCGGCTGCCATGGACTGGTTAGAGTTTGAGGCATCAACCAATGGCTTGCCGTTATGGTTGTATCGACCTTGA
- a CDS encoding DMT family transporter, whose product MQLKPINRPSSWLFSLLLISPFFFWGTAMVAMKGSLPHTTPFFIATLRLVPAGILILLAGWLTQRPQPQGVKAWLWISLFALIDGTLFQGFLAQGLVRTNAGLGSVMIDSQPLAVALMAAWLFGETIGWWGALGLILGISGISLIGLPDEWILGGFPVQELPSFTQIFQNGQGLMLFAALSMAMGTILIRYVSRHADPLMATGWHMILGGLPLMLGSGLWETHQWDHLFLSDWMAIAYSTVFGSAIAYGLFFYFASSGNLTSFSSLTFLTPVFALLFGNLILEEVLSPLQWLGVVLTLISIYLVNQREILAAKFNLKFSPNSDASLGSLSVEIDEKNP is encoded by the coding sequence ATGCAACTCAAACCCATCAACCGTCCATCCTCTTGGCTCTTCTCTCTCCTCCTGATTTCCCCCTTCTTCTTCTGGGGAACTGCCATGGTGGCCATGAAAGGTTCCCTCCCCCACACCACCCCCTTCTTTATCGCCACCCTGCGCCTGGTTCCTGCGGGAATCCTGATCCTGCTGGCGGGTTGGCTCACCCAACGGCCCCAACCCCAAGGCGTTAAAGCCTGGTTATGGATTAGTCTGTTTGCCCTCATCGATGGAACCCTGTTTCAAGGCTTTCTCGCCCAAGGATTAGTCAGAACCAATGCCGGACTTGGCTCGGTGATGATTGACTCCCAACCCCTGGCTGTAGCGCTGATGGCTGCCTGGTTATTCGGAGAAACCATCGGTTGGTGGGGGGCATTGGGCTTAATTCTAGGTATCAGTGGCATTAGTCTAATTGGATTGCCCGATGAATGGATATTAGGCGGATTTCCGGTGCAAGAGTTGCCCAGTTTCACCCAGATTTTCCAGAACGGACAAGGCTTAATGCTCTTTGCCGCCCTATCTATGGCCATGGGAACGATTCTGATCCGCTATGTGAGTCGCCATGCCGATCCCCTGATGGCTACGGGTTGGCATATGATCTTGGGCGGACTCCCCCTGATGCTCGGCTCTGGCCTTTGGGAAACTCATCAATGGGATCACCTGTTTCTGAGTGATTGGATGGCGATCGCCTATTCCACAGTTTTCGGCAGTGCGATCGCCTATGGACTCTTCTTTTACTTTGCCTCCTCCGGCAACCTCACCAGCTTTAGCTCCCTCACCTTCCTCACCCCCGTCTTTGCCCTCCTGTTTGGTAATCTGATCCTCGAAGAAGTCCTGAGTCCCTTACAATGGCTAGGAGTTGTCTTAACCCTAATTAGCATCTACCTCGTCAACCAACGGGAAATCCTTGCGGCCAAATTTAACTTAAAATTTTCTCCGAACTCGGATGCCTCCCTAGGTTCACTCTCTGTAGAAATCGACGAGAAGAATCCCTAA
- a CDS encoding peptidoglycan-binding protein, which produces MSYRLSLCIFSTLASLGIINSGTAIALSPPKESQAIVLAQASENVCDRGLELAQQANQAGKVATTAGQWTQISQQWQQAADLMAQVPSDDDCYEKAQERIDFYRNNSQIALEEAEKSRTPRPLLSLGAQGEAVRELQQQLTDLGYFQGEIDGIYDQTTQDAAIAFQSAQGLTADGQVGQNTWDRLDSAIITQMTRETDSEERESEKDKTNQKPSKQQGIIGWVMMGLGGLTVLGGTVFILLKLLNRGVEEDDEFEEEEDEADRDRVDPVPDSSAPELMPSLAQAALEKFRNGKLESDHQETESKSISEDPSEQVSPEKPAHPELEKEPESPEETTPESEKNNQLLPVNETTRLPKLTIVEDLIQDLESADPQKRRQAIWELGQRGNSLAVKPLLNLLFDSDSGQRTLILSALSEIGVKTIKPMNRALSLSLQDDNPEVRKNAIRDFTRMYELISTVSHMMCHAVDDPDEEVQEVAEWAVLQLRRISAMSNQVKLKKRNSSDSSEDFLDDEDY; this is translated from the coding sequence ATGTCCTATCGCCTCTCCCTATGTATTTTTAGTACCCTTGCCAGTCTAGGAATCATCAATTCTGGGACGGCGATCGCCCTCTCTCCCCCTAAAGAAAGCCAAGCGATCGTACTGGCCCAAGCCTCCGAAAATGTCTGCGATCGGGGTCTAGAATTAGCCCAGCAAGCCAATCAAGCTGGAAAAGTGGCCACCACTGCCGGTCAATGGACTCAAATTTCCCAGCAGTGGCAACAAGCGGCTGACCTGATGGCTCAAGTGCCCTCAGACGATGACTGTTATGAAAAAGCCCAAGAAAGAATAGACTTTTATCGCAATAACAGCCAAATTGCCCTGGAAGAAGCGGAAAAAAGCCGCACCCCTAGACCCCTGCTCTCCCTAGGCGCTCAGGGAGAAGCGGTGAGGGAACTTCAGCAACAGCTTACAGACTTGGGTTATTTCCAAGGTGAAATAGATGGGATTTATGACCAAACGACTCAGGATGCGGCGATCGCCTTCCAAAGCGCCCAAGGTTTAACTGCTGATGGTCAAGTGGGTCAAAATACTTGGGATCGGTTAGACTCTGCCATCATTACTCAGATGACCCGTGAAACCGACAGCGAAGAACGTGAATCAGAGAAAGACAAAACTAACCAAAAACCCTCTAAACAACAAGGAATAATCGGTTGGGTGATGATGGGGTTAGGAGGCTTAACTGTTTTAGGAGGAACCGTTTTTATCCTCCTGAAACTGCTCAATCGAGGGGTTGAAGAAGACGATGAATTTGAAGAGGAAGAGGACGAAGCCGATCGAGACAGGGTTGATCCAGTGCCCGATTCCTCAGCACCGGAACTAATGCCTTCTCTCGCTCAAGCGGCTCTAGAAAAATTTCGCAATGGCAAATTAGAGTCTGACCATCAAGAAACCGAATCGAAAAGCATTTCTGAAGATCCATCGGAACAAGTTTCCCCAGAAAAACCTGCCCATCCAGAACTCGAAAAAGAACCTGAATCTCCTGAAGAAACTACACCAGAATCGGAAAAAAACAATCAGCTTTTACCGGTTAACGAAACCACCCGTTTGCCCAAGCTCACCATTGTTGAGGATCTGATTCAAGACTTAGAAAGTGCCGATCCTCAAAAGCGCCGCCAAGCCATTTGGGAATTGGGACAACGGGGTAATTCTTTAGCCGTCAAACCGTTGTTAAATTTACTCTTCGATTCCGATTCGGGACAGCGAACTTTGATTTTATCCGCTCTATCGGAAATTGGTGTAAAAACTATTAAACCGATGAATCGGGCATTATCCTTATCCTTACAAGATGATAATCCAGAAGTGAGAAAAAATGCCATTCGAGATTTTACTCGTATGTATGAGTTGATTTCTACTGTTAGCCATATGATGTGTCATGCTGTAGACGATCCGGATGAGGAAGTTCAAGAAGTCGCGGAGTGGGCTGTCTTGCAATTACGACGCATTAGCGCCATGTCCAATCAGGTGAAACTTAAAAAGAGGAATTCTTCGGATTCATCGGAGGATTTTTTGGACGATGAGGATTACTAG
- a CDS encoding ABC transporter ATP-binding protein, giving the protein MNQELEKKDIIRLEHISKVYQMGDVEVQAIADVSLSIQAGEYCAIMGPSGSGKSTAMNIIGCLDRPSSGQYYLDGTDVAQLPKKELSAIRNQKLGFVFQQFHLLAQLTALENVMLPMVYAGVKGRERRDKAAEALKQVGLDNRMQNRPNQLSGGQQQRVAIARAIVNRPVVLLADEPTGALDTKTTEEVMNIFTQLNQDGMTVVMVTHEPDVARLTNRIIWFRDGQVVQSHLNLDELHASHQQA; this is encoded by the coding sequence ATGAACCAAGAATTAGAAAAAAAAGATATTATTCGCTTAGAACATATCTCTAAAGTCTATCAGATGGGGGATGTAGAAGTTCAGGCGATCGCCGATGTCAGTTTAAGTATTCAAGCGGGGGAATATTGCGCCATTATGGGCCCCTCTGGGTCAGGAAAATCCACCGCCATGAATATTATCGGCTGTTTAGACCGTCCCAGTAGCGGACAGTATTACTTAGATGGTACGGATGTGGCTCAGTTACCCAAAAAGGAACTTTCTGCCATTCGCAATCAAAAACTAGGGTTTGTGTTTCAGCAATTTCATTTATTAGCCCAATTAACCGCCCTAGAAAATGTGATGTTGCCCATGGTTTATGCGGGGGTGAAAGGGCGAGAACGTCGAGATAAAGCGGCGGAAGCCTTGAAACAAGTGGGTTTGGACAATCGAATGCAAAATAGACCCAATCAACTCTCTGGAGGACAGCAGCAACGGGTGGCGATCGCCAGGGCGATCGTCAATCGTCCTGTCGTCTTGCTTGCAGATGAGCCAACGGGTGCATTAGACACCAAAACCACCGAAGAAGTCATGAATATCTTTACCCAATTAAACCAAGATGGCATGACAGTAGTTATGGTAACCCATGAACCTGATGTGGCTCGGTTAACCAACCGCATCATTTGGTTTAGAGATGGGCAAGTGGTTCAGTCCCATTTAAATTTAGATGAGTTACACGCTTCCCATCAGCAAGCTTAA
- the prfC gene encoding peptide chain release factor 3: MSTDLSTEIQNAVDGRRNFAIISHPDAGKTTLTEKLLLYGGAIHEAGAVKARASQRRATSDWMAMEQQRGISITSTVLQFQYQDCQINLLDTPGHQDFSEDTYRTLAAADNAVMLEDAAKGLEPQTRKLFEVCRMRRIPIFTFFNKMDRPTREPLELLDEIEQELGLKTYPVNWPIGTGDRFQGVYDRHTQEIHLFERNAHGKQAAKDTMIRLGDPRIEELLDQDLYYQLKEDLELLDGLGSEFDLDEIHAGELTPVFFGSAMTNFGVQLFLDAFLQYALKPGDRKSSEGLMSPEYPEFTGFVFKLQANMDPKHRDRVAFVRVCTGKFEKDMTVSHARTGKTVRLSRPQKLFAQDRGSVEVAYPGDVIGLNNPGVFAIGDTIYTGKKVEYEGIPCFSPELFAYLRNPNPSKFKQFHKGVTQLREEGAVQIMYSSDESKRDPILAAVGQLQFEVVQFRLLNEYGVETRTELLSYSVARWVLNGWDFLDQMGRLFNTMTVKDNWDRPVLLFKNEWNLQQVQGDHPDLRLSAIAPLSSGQSN; the protein is encoded by the coding sequence ATGTCTACCGATCTGTCTACGGAAATTCAAAACGCGGTTGATGGCCGGCGCAACTTTGCGATTATTTCTCACCCTGACGCGGGTAAAACTACGTTAACGGAAAAATTGCTCCTCTATGGAGGGGCAATTCATGAAGCGGGGGCAGTGAAGGCTAGGGCAAGTCAGCGCCGAGCGACATCGGACTGGATGGCTATGGAGCAACAGAGGGGAATTTCGATTACTTCGACGGTGTTGCAGTTTCAGTATCAGGACTGTCAGATTAATTTGTTGGATACGCCGGGACACCAGGATTTTAGTGAAGATACTTATCGGACGTTGGCGGCGGCGGATAATGCGGTGATGTTGGAGGATGCGGCGAAGGGGTTGGAGCCACAAACCCGTAAGCTGTTTGAAGTTTGTCGGATGCGGAGAATTCCGATTTTTACGTTTTTTAATAAGATGGATCGCCCCACCCGCGAACCTCTGGAGTTATTGGACGAAATTGAGCAGGAGTTGGGGTTAAAAACTTATCCGGTGAATTGGCCGATTGGAACGGGCGATCGCTTCCAAGGGGTGTACGATCGCCATACCCAGGAAATTCATTTGTTTGAACGCAATGCCCATGGTAAACAAGCCGCAAAGGATACCATGATTCGCTTGGGCGATCCGCGCATTGAGGAATTATTAGACCAGGATTTGTATTATCAGCTTAAGGAAGATTTGGAATTACTCGATGGCTTGGGGTCAGAGTTTGACTTAGACGAGATCCACGCAGGAGAATTAACGCCAGTATTTTTTGGGAGCGCCATGACCAATTTCGGCGTGCAGCTCTTTTTGGATGCCTTTTTACAATACGCCCTGAAACCCGGAGATCGCAAAAGCTCGGAGGGGTTGATGTCTCCAGAATATCCAGAGTTTACGGGCTTTGTGTTTAAGCTACAGGCAAATATGGACCCGAAACACCGCGATCGCGTGGCATTTGTGCGCGTTTGTACCGGGAAATTTGAAAAGGATATGACGGTGAGTCATGCTCGTACCGGGAAAACCGTGCGCCTCTCGCGTCCTCAAAAACTGTTTGCTCAAGACCGAGGCTCGGTAGAGGTGGCTTATCCAGGGGATGTGATTGGGTTGAATAATCCAGGGGTGTTTGCGATCGGCGATACGATTTATACGGGTAAAAAAGTGGAATATGAAGGCATTCCTTGTTTTTCACCCGAATTATTTGCCTATTTGAGAAACCCCAATCCCTCCAAATTTAAGCAATTCCACAAAGGGGTCACCCAATTGCGGGAAGAGGGAGCCGTACAGATTATGTATTCTAGTGATGAATCTAAGCGCGACCCCATTTTAGCGGCTGTCGGTCAGTTGCAATTTGAGGTAGTGCAATTTCGCCTGCTGAATGAATATGGGGTAGAGACTCGCACGGAGTTATTATCCTATTCGGTAGCGCGATGGGTACTCAATGGCTGGGACTTTTTAGACCAGATGGGGCGGTTGTTTAATACGATGACAGTTAAGGATAATTGGGATCGACCGGTGCTGTTGTTTAAGAATGAGTGGAACTTGCAGCAAGTCCAGGGCGATCATCCGGATCTGAGATTGAGTGCGATCGCTCCTCTATCCTCTGGGCAATCCAATTAA